In a single window of the Halobacteriovorax sp. HLS genome:
- a CDS encoding phosphatase PAP2 family protein, protein MKNIIIILIFTFCLPSYAEITEASKTDIILSDLGSPFTTNAKYIFIGGSLITAFVALNKEDFSEKAANRVTHDPPLGNYGYIGEALGWGYLNAIYSLSYLTHGYLYGKNRSLERAEMMIDASFYTLLTTASIKTAVKAQRPEYPEENDSFPSGHASMSFAFASIVTAEHGLYWGLPAYAVASFISLSRINDGRHWTHDVLAGATIGASYGWGVYLNHRKKKSPFFLTIIPSVDLKSATLMTSYRF, encoded by the coding sequence ATGAAAAACATTATTATTATACTTATTTTCACGTTTTGCCTGCCTTCATATGCTGAAATAACTGAAGCAAGTAAAACAGATATTATTTTATCAGATCTTGGATCCCCTTTTACAACTAACGCAAAGTATATTTTCATTGGAGGCTCACTTATTACAGCTTTTGTTGCTTTAAACAAGGAAGACTTTAGTGAAAAAGCTGCAAACAGAGTCACTCACGATCCTCCACTAGGAAATTACGGCTATATTGGCGAAGCTCTAGGATGGGGATACCTAAATGCGATATACTCACTAAGTTATTTAACCCATGGCTATCTCTATGGAAAAAATAGATCACTCGAAAGAGCAGAAATGATGATAGATGCTTCTTTCTATACACTTCTTACTACGGCCTCAATAAAAACAGCAGTTAAAGCGCAAAGACCTGAATACCCTGAGGAGAATGACTCCTTTCCATCTGGTCACGCTTCTATGTCTTTTGCTTTTGCCTCTATCGTTACGGCCGAGCACGGTCTTTACTGGGGACTTCCAGCATATGCAGTTGCAAGCTTTATATCCCTTTCAAGGATAAATGACGGAAGACATTGGACCCATGATGTTTTAGCAGGGGCAACAATAGGGGCCAGCTATGGTTGGGGGGTTTATCTAAATCACCGAAAAAAGAAATCTCCATTTTTCTTAACGATTATACCTAGCGTAGACCTAAAGTCCGCTACACTAATGACTTCATATCGATTTTAA